From Bradyrhizobium erythrophlei:
GTCATGATTTTCCGTAAGGCCGCTATTAGCCCCTAATTTTCTGACGATTTAGAATGCTATGTCCGAAATTGCACTTGGTTCGTTGACTTTGGCGAATGTTGCGTCGCTTGTCCGGATGAGAAGAACTCGGCCGGTATCCATGGCCTACCACACTGGCGTCGGTGTGTTCGCCATTGTCCGCAGTAAAACAAATCCGGGCCATTCGGACCAAATGGCGACGATGGCGTCCATCTCGATGCGGTCGGAACTCTATATCCCCTGAACTTGATATCGTCGGATTTGCGCCCGCTTCGGACCACTGTTGCAAAGTCATCGCTCCCCGGACTTCCCTAAAAAAAGCCGACAAAACAATGTACTTAGGCGTTCGACGTGGGTTTTTGCCTTGAAAGGGGCGGCGTTCTCACTTATGGCTTGGCCGTATGACGTCCAAGATCCACCTTAGCAAGCGCGCATTGGTAACTGGCGGCGCTGGTCAGGACGGCTGGTACCTAGTCGGCCTGTTGCTGGAGCGCGGGTATCAGGTGTTTGCCCATTCCAGGCGCAGGGTTGATCTCAGCCTGCACGGCGGCCGTGTTTCTTGGTACACCGGCGATCTTACTAACGACGTCTTCCTGAATGAAATCCTGGCGGCGTCCGCACCCGACGAGATCTATAATCTCGCAGCTGTGTCGCGCCCCGCACTATCTTGGGACATTCCGATCGAGACCGCAGTGCTAAACGGTCTGGTTCCGCAGCGCATCTGCGAATTCATACGCCGCAAAATGCCCGCGACGCGCCTGTTTCAGGCAACGTCGTCAGAAATTTACGGAGACGGCCCGCCCCAACTGCAAGACGAGCGAACCAAGATCAACCCGAAATCTCCCTATGGAATATCGAAAGCCTACGCACACCAGACCATCGGCGCCTATCGTCAGCAGTATGGGCTGCACTTGTCCTCTGGCATCCTGTTCAACCATGAAAGTCCCCGCCGACCCCTCAATTTTGTATCTCAGAAGATTGCTCATGCCGTAGCGGCGATTTCGCTCGGCTTGAGAGAAACGCGCGAGCTGGACGAACGCGGCAACCCTATTCTATCAGATGGTAAGCTTTATCTTGGCGATTTGAACGTTCGTCGGGATTTTGGATTTGCCGGCGATTTCGTCGAAGCTATGCACCTCATCGTTCAAAGCGAGTTGCCATCCGACTATGCTGTCGGAACAGGACAAACGCATTCGATCGCTGAGTTCTGCGAAACCGCCTTCAAGGTCGGGGGGCTCGACTGGACCAGATACGTCGTGGTCGACCAAAGACTTCTACGCAAGGTCGACAGCCACTTCACGCAAGCGGACACGTCAAAGCTTCGATCTCAAATAGGCTGGCGGCCCAAGGTCCAATTTCCGGAGCTAGTTAAAATGATGGTCGAAGAAAGGATGCGGATTTTAGAGGTTTCGCTGTTGACGCAAGATAAGAGTCGCTAGCTATGTTCTGCGCGGTGAGATTTCGGACAGCAGATTGCGGATACTCAAAGGTCCGATAGAGCCATCAGATGCATATTCATTTTGATATATCCCCAACCGGATTGAGTAAGGTCGGCTGGCGATACCTCCGCGAAGCGGTGATAAACACGATGATCGCCGTCACTCGGCAAAACGTGCGGCTCAAGCTAAGGGTTAGTTTCGATGTCCAAAGATAACACGATCTTCGTTGCAGGTCACGGTGGCATGGTCGGCTCTGCGATCGTGCGCAAGCTAAAGGAGCGCGGCTATACTAACATCGTGACGCGTACCCGCGCTGAAGTCGACCTCGTTCAGCAAGCCGCCGTCAGGGAGTTCTTTCTGAAAGAGCGCATCGACCAAGTCTATTTGGCAGCGGCGAAGGTCGGCGGCATTCTGGCTAACAATACATATCCGGCGGAATACATCTATCAGAACCTGATGATCGAAGCCAACGTGATTCACGCGGCGTGGCAGGCCGGCGTCAAGAAATTACTGTTCCTTGGTTCGAGCTGCATCTATCCTCGCCTTGCGCCGCAACCGATGGCAGAGGATGCGCTTCTCACTGGCTTACTCGAACCTACCAACGAACCGTATGCCATCGCCAAGATTGCTGGCGTGAAACTCTGCGAATCTTACAATCGGCAATATGGCACTGACTACCGCAGCGTTATGCCCACCAACCTTTACGGCCCTGGAGACAATTATCATTCCGAGAACAGCCACGTTATCCCCGGTCTGATCCGGCGATTTCATGAAGCCAAGCAAAGCAGCGCGCCGGAGGTTGCGATATGGGGAACCGGCGCGCCGATGCGCGAATTTCTCTATGTCGACGATATGGCCGAGGCCTGCCTGCATATTATGGAGCTCGATTCAGAAACGTACGCCCACAATACAGAGCCGATGCTATCGCACATTAACATCGGTACTGGCGAGGACCTCGCCATTCGCGATCTTGCCGTAACCATTGGCGAAGTGATCGGCTACGGTGGACGGATCGCTTTCGACACCAGCAAGCCTGACGGAACCCCGCGCAAGCTGATGGACGTCCGACGTATGCAAAGTCTCGGGTGGCGTCCGCAGGTTGGCCTTCGCGACGGTCTCACCCTAGCCTACCGCGATTTCCTCGCGAGCCTGAGACGCTGATGACTGCGCCAATCGTTACGATAGCGGTCCCTTCATTTAACCAGGGCCGTTTTCTCGAGCAGGCGCTGACGTCGATTTTCGAACAGGACCTTGCAGTTGAGGTTTTCGTGGCCGACGGAGGCTCGACCGACGATTCACTCGACATCATTCGTCGGCAGTCGCACCGCCTGACAGGTTGGCGAAGCCACATCGATCAAGGTCAAGCCGCCGCGATTAATGAGTGTATCGCCAATGGTCGGGCGCCATACGTTTGTTGGCTCAACAGCGACGACTGCTTGCTAAATGGGGGACTACAACGCCTTGTCAACGCGCTTGAGCTCAAACCGACGGCTCCAGCAGCCTACGGCAAAGTTTGGAACTACGTCGAGGCCACCAACACGAGGCTTCCGGTATGGGTGGAGCGGTTCAGCGAACGTAGCCTTGCGCTGCGCTGCATTGTATCACAGCCGGGCACCCTTGTCAGACGGAGCGCATGGGAGGCCGTGGGCGGCCTCGATGAACACCTCCGCATGGCCATCGACTACGATCTGTGGTGGCGGCTTTACAAGAGGTTTGCACCGCTGGAGTTCGTGGACGAATTTGTCGCACTCAATCGGGATCATATTGATACCAAAACCAACACCCAACGACAGCTGCACTATCGAGAAGCTATCCAGATCGTAAGAAGACACCATGGACGAGTGCCTCTCAAATGGTGGGTAGCGCAACCCTACGCGGTATGGTGGAAATCAGCGAAAAATACATTTGGCAAATTCTGAGTTGGGCACTACAGATCCGTCGTGCCGCTTGCCATTGGGCAATTTCTGTTTTGATGGGGCAGCAGTGAACCAGTCCGCAATGCCGACGATGGTAGTGCTTTAAGTCTCCCTGCTATGACGACTGCTCTCGGAGCCTAAAATGTCTAGGAAAGCTCGGGCTGACTCGATGATGCTTCCTCGCAACGCCTCTCGCGATGTATTTTCGCGCTCGATATCAGGTCCGGGAGCAAGCCGACTGTCTGCCTGGGAAACGGCTGCAGCCAACGAGATATGATCTTGTGCTGAAAAGAAAATTGCGCCGTCGTCGACCTGTTCCCGATGAAGTGAAATATCCGAGACAATCAGTGGCCGGCCAAGAGC
This genomic window contains:
- the fcl gene encoding GDP-L-fucose synthase encodes the protein MSKDNTIFVAGHGGMVGSAIVRKLKERGYTNIVTRTRAEVDLVQQAAVREFFLKERIDQVYLAAAKVGGILANNTYPAEYIYQNLMIEANVIHAAWQAGVKKLLFLGSSCIYPRLAPQPMAEDALLTGLLEPTNEPYAIAKIAGVKLCESYNRQYGTDYRSVMPTNLYGPGDNYHSENSHVIPGLIRRFHEAKQSSAPEVAIWGTGAPMREFLYVDDMAEACLHIMELDSETYAHNTEPMLSHINIGTGEDLAIRDLAVTIGEVIGYGGRIAFDTSKPDGTPRKLMDVRRMQSLGWRPQVGLRDGLTLAYRDFLASLRR
- a CDS encoding GDP-mannose 4,6-dehydratase, encoding MTSKIHLSKRALVTGGAGQDGWYLVGLLLERGYQVFAHSRRRVDLSLHGGRVSWYTGDLTNDVFLNEILAASAPDEIYNLAAVSRPALSWDIPIETAVLNGLVPQRICEFIRRKMPATRLFQATSSEIYGDGPPQLQDERTKINPKSPYGISKAYAHQTIGAYRQQYGLHLSSGILFNHESPRRPLNFVSQKIAHAVAAISLGLRETRELDERGNPILSDGKLYLGDLNVRRDFGFAGDFVEAMHLIVQSELPSDYAVGTGQTHSIAEFCETAFKVGGLDWTRYVVVDQRLLRKVDSHFTQADTSKLRSQIGWRPKVQFPELVKMMVEERMRILEVSLLTQDKSR
- a CDS encoding glycosyltransferase, which codes for MTAPIVTIAVPSFNQGRFLEQALTSIFEQDLAVEVFVADGGSTDDSLDIIRRQSHRLTGWRSHIDQGQAAAINECIANGRAPYVCWLNSDDCLLNGGLQRLVNALELKPTAPAAYGKVWNYVEATNTRLPVWVERFSERSLALRCIVSQPGTLVRRSAWEAVGGLDEHLRMAIDYDLWWRLYKRFAPLEFVDEFVALNRDHIDTKTNTQRQLHYREAIQIVRRHHGRVPLKWWVAQPYAVWWKSAKNTFGKF